A stretch of Zootoca vivipara chromosome 13, rZooViv1.1, whole genome shotgun sequence DNA encodes these proteins:
- the ZNF771 gene encoding zinc finger protein 771 yields the protein MMDEDKEGMKEEKSEGIPISGTPTEVKDGGVKLDADRPLMKNEGTSRGSSQIRRKGLLTRVKKERERAQESKPLPPTPRKWTRLATSSKTEKVATEKEEEPPIVVKMLEIPVGDNMPESSFSQNRLIMEDGSEKELIIRRRVKKEKDEEENLEFEVEDLPPEEEMKVEVEEQKAQEFEMQKVTIPIDGILVPSSSSHPNTCGVCGKSFSRRSNLAKHQIIHTGEKPYRCNDCGRSFNQSSALTKHQRTHTGERPYVCGDCGKAFTASSNLLQHRRFHTGERPYRCELCGKAFSQSSNYNLHRRSHTGVTPYQCNVCGKRFTGSSCLTRHQRTHTGEKPYQCQECGKRFSGSSTLANHRRTHTGEKPYGCAECGKRFTHHSNLVDHWRVHTGEKPYVCTECGKSFRLSSHIIRHRRTHANARGASLAYDILGSVDTAGNDANISAHHVSLLYENPSSTDDGSPHGSGHNALCANSSISNGNNDTDGEEGSRLLICSQCGKGFRLESGLQEDSVLGEGPYTCTECGTSCWT from the exons ATGATGGATGAGGACAAGGAGGGCATGAAAGAAGAGAAGTCAGAGGGGATCCCTATATCTGGCACGCCAACCGAGGTCAAAGATGGGGGTGTG AAACTGGATGCAGACAGGCCATTGATGAAGAATGAGGGAACATCTCGGGGATCCTCACAGATACGGCGGAAAGGGCTGCTGACTAGAGtaaagaaggaaagggaaagagcacAGGAGAGCAAG CCTCTGCCGCCTACTCCAAGGAAATGGACACGACTTGCCACTtcaagcaaaacagaaaaggtGGCaacagagaaggaggaagagcctCCAATTGTGGTGAAGATGCTTGAGATCCCAGTGGGTGACAACATG CCAGAGTCTTCATTCTCCCAGAATAGGCTAATAATGGAGGATGGCAGTGAGAAAGAACTGATAATTAGAAGAAGAGTGAAGAAGGAAAAGGATGAGGAAGAGAATCTGGAATTTGAAGTGGAG GACTTGCCACCTGAGGAAGAGAtgaaggtggaggtggaggagcagAAGGCTCAAGAATTCGAGATGCAAAAAGTCACCATCCCAATAGATGGGATTTTG gtgccctcctcctcctcacacccCAATACCTGTGGCGTTTGTGGCAAGAGTTTTAGCCGCCGCTCAAACTTGGCCAAGCACCAGATCATCCACACAGGTGAGAAGCCTTACCGCTGCAATGACTGTGGCCGCAGCTTCAACCAGAGCTCAGCCCTCACCAAGCACCAGCGGACACACACTGGGGAGCGCCCCTACGTCTGTGGAGACTGTGGCAAAGCCTTTACGGCCAGCTCAAACCTCCTCCAGCACCGCCGTTTTCACACAGGAGAGCGGCCCTATCGCTGTGAGCTGTGTGGCAAGGCCTTCTCCCAGAGCTCCAACTACAACCTGCATCGCCGCAGCCACACAGGAGTCACGCCTTATCAGTGTAATGTGTGTGGCAAACGCTTTACCGGGAGTTCCTGCCTTACTCGCCACCAGaggacccacacaggggagaagccataccaGTGCCAGGAATGTGGCAAACGCTTTTCTGGGAGCTCCACTCTGGCCAACCACCGGCGCACCCACACAGGTGAGAAGCCTTACGGATGTGCTGAGTGTGGCAAGCGGTTCACCCACCACTCCAACCTAGTGGACCACTGGCGGgtgcacacaggagagaaaccatatgttTGCactgagtgtgggaagagctttcgGCTCAGCTCCCACATCATTCGCCACCGCCGCACTCATGCCAATGCCCGTGGTGCTAGCCTGGCATATGATATCCTTGGCAGTGTCGATACAGCTGGCAATGACGCCAACATTAGTGCCCATCACGTCAGCCTCCTTTATGAAAACCCCAGCAGCACTGACGATGGCAGCCCTCACGGGTCCGGTCACAATGCCCTGTGTGCCAATAGCAGCATCTCCAATGGCAACAATGATACCGATGGGGAAGAGGGCAGCCGGCTTCTCATCTGCAGCCAGTGTGGTAAAGGTTTCCGCTTAGAATCCGGCCTTCAAGAAGACTCTGTGCTGGGCGAAGGACCCTATACTTGTACTGAGTGTGGCACCAGCTGTTGGACGTAG
- the LOC118094674 gene encoding endothelial zinc finger protein induced by tumor necrosis factor alpha isoform X1: MAAGAPSASPARSPPRWLGGPADGSVYLLLPVPAGSALVLTPADGANSAWILSLPAESKNKVENPQEDGAQPHPISSSSSSGSGNKVLQKGGSAKDQSTSCKGDLKNPTQALCGKTKSYKCPDCGKNYRRSTDLLRHQRTHTGERPYLCLDCGKSFSRSSILLEHQRIHTGEKPYKCSHCGQGFSQSSNCKQHERTHGKEKRSNPIHWGSTWQRTEVQRCGPKSLKIIDEGARAELGLGSQSPGGSSSWSSKMVMKYQKSHSMEKPYRCPECGKCFARSTDFIRHHITHTGEKPYTCVKCGKSFTRSSVLIEHQRIHTGERPYKCRLCGKGFSQNSNRNQHETIHQAKKSPDTS; encoded by the exons ATGGCCGCAGGGGCTCCCTCGGCTTCTCCTGCCCGCAGCCCCCCTCGGTGGCTTGGAGGCCCTGCTGACGGCTCCGTGTACCTCCTCCTGCCCGTCCCTGCTGGAAGTGCCCTGGTGCTAACACCAG CAGATGGAGCAAATTCTGCCTGGATTCTGTCTCTCCCTGCAGAGAGCAAGAACAAAGTGGAAAACCCACAGGAAGATGGTGCACAGCCACATCCCATTTCCTCAAGCAGCTCCAGCGGAAGTGGAAATAAGGTGCTACAGAAAGGAGGCTCTGCGAAAGACCAGTCGACCTCTTGTAAAGGGGACTTGAAGAACCCTACGCAGGCCTTGTGTGGCAAAACAAAATCCTACAAATGCCCCGACTGCGGGAAAAATTACCGCAGGAGCACAGACCTCTTGAGGCACCAGAGGACCCACACGGGAGAAAGGCCTTATCTGTGCCTGgactgtgggaagagcttcagtcggagttcAATCCTCCTGGAGCACCAGAGAATTCATACGGGTGAGAAGCCATACAAGTGCAGCCACTGTGGGCAAGGATTTAGCCAGAGCTCCAACTGTAAGCAGCATGAGAGGACTCATGGGAAGGAGAAAAGGAGCAACCCAATACACTGGGGATCAACTTGGCAAAGGACAGAGGTTCAGAGGTGTGGGCCTAAAAGCCTGAAAATAATTGATGAAGGTGCAAGAGCTGAGCTCGGACTCGGATCTCAGTCTCCAGGGGGAAGTTCCTCATGGAGCTCAAAGATGGTGATGAAGTATCAGAAAAGCCATAGCATGGAGAAGCCCTACAGGTGCCCCGAGTGCGGGAAATGCTTTGCACGCAGCACAGATTTCATCCGGCACCACAttacccacacaggagaaaagcccTACACCTGTGTGAAATGTGGCAAGAGTTTTACGCGCAGCTCGGTCCTCATTGAGCACCAGCGAATACACACAGGAGAGAGACCCTACAAGTGTCGGCTGTGCGGAAAGGGCTTCAGTCAGAATTCCAACCGTAACCAACACGAGACAATCCACCAGGCTAAGAAATCTCCTGACACTTCCTGA
- the LOC118094674 gene encoding transcriptional repressor Rhit isoform X2 encodes MAAGAPSASPARSPPRWLGGPADGSVYLLLPVPAGSALVLTPDGANSAWILSLPAESKNKVENPQEDGAQPHPISSSSSSGSGNKVLQKGGSAKDQSTSCKGDLKNPTQALCGKTKSYKCPDCGKNYRRSTDLLRHQRTHTGERPYLCLDCGKSFSRSSILLEHQRIHTGEKPYKCSHCGQGFSQSSNCKQHERTHGKEKRSNPIHWGSTWQRTEVQRCGPKSLKIIDEGARAELGLGSQSPGGSSSWSSKMVMKYQKSHSMEKPYRCPECGKCFARSTDFIRHHITHTGEKPYTCVKCGKSFTRSSVLIEHQRIHTGERPYKCRLCGKGFSQNSNRNQHETIHQAKKSPDTS; translated from the exons ATGGCCGCAGGGGCTCCCTCGGCTTCTCCTGCCCGCAGCCCCCCTCGGTGGCTTGGAGGCCCTGCTGACGGCTCCGTGTACCTCCTCCTGCCCGTCCCTGCTGGAAGTGCCCTGGTGCTAACACCAG ATGGAGCAAATTCTGCCTGGATTCTGTCTCTCCCTGCAGAGAGCAAGAACAAAGTGGAAAACCCACAGGAAGATGGTGCACAGCCACATCCCATTTCCTCAAGCAGCTCCAGCGGAAGTGGAAATAAGGTGCTACAGAAAGGAGGCTCTGCGAAAGACCAGTCGACCTCTTGTAAAGGGGACTTGAAGAACCCTACGCAGGCCTTGTGTGGCAAAACAAAATCCTACAAATGCCCCGACTGCGGGAAAAATTACCGCAGGAGCACAGACCTCTTGAGGCACCAGAGGACCCACACGGGAGAAAGGCCTTATCTGTGCCTGgactgtgggaagagcttcagtcggagttcAATCCTCCTGGAGCACCAGAGAATTCATACGGGTGAGAAGCCATACAAGTGCAGCCACTGTGGGCAAGGATTTAGCCAGAGCTCCAACTGTAAGCAGCATGAGAGGACTCATGGGAAGGAGAAAAGGAGCAACCCAATACACTGGGGATCAACTTGGCAAAGGACAGAGGTTCAGAGGTGTGGGCCTAAAAGCCTGAAAATAATTGATGAAGGTGCAAGAGCTGAGCTCGGACTCGGATCTCAGTCTCCAGGGGGAAGTTCCTCATGGAGCTCAAAGATGGTGATGAAGTATCAGAAAAGCCATAGCATGGAGAAGCCCTACAGGTGCCCCGAGTGCGGGAAATGCTTTGCACGCAGCACAGATTTCATCCGGCACCACAttacccacacaggagaaaagcccTACACCTGTGTGAAATGTGGCAAGAGTTTTACGCGCAGCTCGGTCCTCATTGAGCACCAGCGAATACACACAGGAGAGAGACCCTACAAGTGTCGGCTGTGCGGAAAGGGCTTCAGTCAGAATTCCAACCGTAACCAACACGAGACAATCCACCAGGCTAAGAAATCTCCTGACACTTCCTGA
- the LOC118094682 gene encoding anaphase-promoting complex subunit CDC26-like, which translates to MLRRKPTRLELKLDDIEEFDGAHKELESRRKREEVDVVGASDGEGALGLNTDHKSREQMIHDRIGYKPQPKPNNRSSQFRNFEF; encoded by the coding sequence ATGCTGCGGCGGAAACCGACGCGGCTTGAACTGAAGCTGGACGACATCGAGGAGTTCGACGGCGCCCACAAGGAACTCGAGAGTCGTAGGAAGCGCGAGGAGGTCGACGTGGTGGGAGCCAGCGATGGTGAGGGTGCACTGGGACTCAACACTGATCATAAGAGCCGGGAGCAGATGATACATGACCGAATTGGCTACAAACCCCAGCCCAAACCAAACAACCGTTCATCTCAGTTTCGGAACTTTGAGTTCTAG